A section of the Clostridium omnivorum genome encodes:
- a CDS encoding MBL fold metallo-hydrolase — MSAIYKDLHQFSSYIPPIDLSFHQYLLLGDEPLLVHTGSVQQAETLIPQLKAVLSGKPLKYIFISHFESDECGGLSLLLKHFPDAKPICSEVTARQLSGFGIANDEIVKKPGEKLVSGDFELEFISYPSEVHLWEGLLLIENKRRIFFSSDLVFRLGKADGDIIEGDWQTEIDNISLMQVSDPERKAKLQKALVGLKPKFVAVGHGPCLKL; from the coding sequence ATGTCAGCTATTTATAAGGATTTACATCAATTCAGCAGTTATATACCGCCCATTGATCTTTCATTTCATCAATATTTACTTTTAGGTGATGAACCTCTGTTAGTTCATACAGGCAGTGTTCAGCAGGCGGAAACATTAATACCACAGTTAAAAGCTGTTCTTTCAGGTAAACCATTGAAATATATATTTATTTCACATTTTGAATCAGATGAGTGTGGTGGACTATCTTTGCTGTTAAAACATTTTCCAGACGCTAAGCCAATCTGTTCCGAGGTTACAGCTAGACAACTGAGTGGGTTTGGAATTGCAAACGATGAAATTGTTAAAAAACCTGGTGAAAAACTTGTCTCAGGTGATTTTGAACTTGAATTTATCAGCTATCCTTCAGAAGTACACCTGTGGGAAGGACTGCTTCTCATAGAAAACAAGCGTAGAATATTTTTCAGCAGTGATCTAGTGTTCCGTTTAGGAAAAGCTGATGGTGATATAATAGAAGGAGACTGGCAAACTGAAATAGATAATATCAGTCTTATGCAGGTTTCAGATCCAGAGCGTAAAGCTAAGCTTCAGAAGGCCTTAGTGGGATTGAAACCAAAGTTTGTAGCCGTTGGGCATGGACCATGTCTTAAACTTTAA
- a CDS encoding cupin domain-containing protein, which yields MNLENIKSSIVNNVYHIPAEKKVALHKHPKHDEIFYCIKGEGFGVLEDSEVELTVGKAFIVPAGVMHALRSDSNLYVTSFLIPVVEE from the coding sequence ATGAACTTAGAAAATATTAAATCATCTATCGTAAATAATGTATACCACATTCCTGCAGAAAAGAAGGTTGCACTGCACAAGCATCCAAAGCATGATGAAATATTCTATTGTATTAAAGGTGAAGGGTTTGGAGTGCTTGAAGACAGTGAAGTTGAACTTACTGTTGGAAAGGCATTCATAGTTCCTGCAGGGGTAATGCATGCGCTTCGTTCAGACAGCAATTTATATGTTACATCATTTTTAATTCCTGTAGTAGAAGAATAA